A segment of the Juglans regia cultivar Chandler chromosome 15, Walnut 2.0, whole genome shotgun sequence genome:
tgtattaGTTTTGAAAGTTATAGTTAGTCGTGCATATTGTTTGAAATTATATACATGAATTATTGGTATGGACATGAGTTCCTTGCAGGCCAAACCCAAACCAAATCTTTCTAGAGCAAAGGAGAAAGCTGTGAAACCATCCGCAGGAAGCCCTAGTGAGCCCCCAACAATTGGTTTGAAGAAGATGCCCATGGAGGAGTGGAGTTGTGCTCTCTGTCAGGTTAGTGCCGCAAATGAGAGAGGTCTGAATGAACACCTTCGAGGAAAGAAGCACAAGGCCAAAGAAACAGGGCTTAGACAGAGAATGGGCAAGATTGCCAGCTCAACATCACTGCCAAAGGAATGTACTAAGCCTTCTCAGCTTACAGAGATAACCGATACTGGAAGCTCAGGACTGCAGACAAAAACTGAAGGGGAATCACTTCAGCATAACAAAGTTGGGGGTTGTTCATGCAATAAAGTTCAAGTGAcagaaaatttgaagaataaagtTGAGCAGGTTTCATTGCAGAAAAACCAAATTACAGGAGATTCTAAGAAGGCAAATGGCACAGCAACAGGGCAGGGAGACGAGAAAACAACAGAAAGTAAGAAGCCGGAGAAATTTGAGTTTTGGTGTGAAATTTGTCAAATTGGCACCTACTCTCAAGCAGTCATGGAGAATCataaaaatgggaaaaagatAACCGATACTGGAAGCTCAGGACTGCAGACAAAAATTGAAGGGGAATCACTTCAGCATAACAAAGTTGGGGGTTGTTCATGCAATAAAGCTCAAGTGACAGAAAATTTGAAGCATAAAGTTGAGCAGGTTTCAGTGCAGAAAAACCAAATCGCAGGAGATTCTAAGAAGGCAAATGGCACAGCAACAAGGCAGGGAGACGAGAAAACAACAGAAAGTAAGAAGCCGGAGAAATTTGAGTTTTGGTGTGAAATTTGTCAAATTGGCACCTACTCTCAAGCGGTAATGGAGAATCATAAAAATGGGAAAAAGCACAGGGCACAGCTTCAAAACCTTGGTATAAAAGATGAAGTAGTTGTAAACAAGGTCGGCAAGGCATCATCAGATCATACTCCGAAGGCAGCAGATACAGATTTTGCGGCCAAAGAAGTTTAAGCAAATAAGTCAGATGCTACTCAAAAGACAAACTTTTGCTGATGCAGAATAATCAGGTCCAttccattaaaaattaattaaatttagatgGTGGGGATAAAGAAGCTCAAATGATCTGACGAAGGTACAGTTTTTCACCCCAGATTTAGGTTCCGAGTTGCAAGCACTATTTCTGTTTACTTGGTGAAAACTATGAGTAGACCCtgtaaattattaagaagtGGCTCAGGTTAATGACAACAATCATTTGATGCAAAGTTCAACGATGATTAAAAGATACGTTAATGACACCAATGTAAGTAGTTAACATCGCTGGTTGATTTCTTTCGCAGTGATTGTGACAGTTCTGCGTTGCAACTTCTCTAGGCAACGCTTTTAAAAGTGTAGTTCCcttatcatattttttcaatgctTTACATTAGTCTGCTCATTTGCATATCAACCTAATTATATGAAGACTATTGCTTAATCATCTCTCCTAACTGGcatcaaacaattaaaaaattatttgttatattgtgATAGTTTACTTAATTACTAATCATTTGCTGTTGAGAAAATGATTGAAAGGAAGTTGATTAAAAGGATAGGATGATGAATATCatcaaataaatgatatttgcagtcttagAATGTGAAAGTCCTTCGGACTCTCTTTGAAAGAAGTTGATAAGTTtaaagtttatataaaaaaaatcatttttaataatgaatgtaactatttttcaaaaataataatcgaGACTTGCATAAAGCTAAACTATTCCGTGGCCGTTGCTTTCTTACCCAAAGTCATTTACAGGCTTCCTCCTCCACGAGATCCATTCCCTTGACAGCAAACTACCTGGTTAGCTTCCACGCAAGCTAAAAACAATGGCTCCCCCACCGATAAAACCAACAATAACCAAGCAGCTTGGCGGCCATTGCTTCCCAAAGATTGGAACCTCCATGAAACAAATAACACGATCTTTTATTCAACAAGGTTACTCAGAGGTAGTtccttatagaaaaaaattgtgttttcAACTcaagtttggataataagatattctcaaatattctgaaaatattttattactattcattattttattattacttttcactactattcattattatttaatattttatcacgatttttttattactatttacagaatatctgaTAATACCTCAAACGCATTTGCATGGGGAAGCTAAGAGGCCATTTTCTGTCACAACCATTAAACagaacataaatataattatcttACACAGTAAGTCACTTGGCCAAGCAATTAGGATAACTAAAGTATAGGTGTATGCGAACACATTTGATTCCTGATCATCAATCAATTCCATTGTTTCAACTATATATTCAATCTATAGAACTATTGTTACTTTACACTGACTGGAGGAAAGAGCCCCAAAACCTACAATAGAAAACAAGATTAAGAACATGGAATGGTAAGGTAACCATTTTTGCCCCAACCAATATAGAGGATCTTCAACACCAATTGAACCAACCAACCGAGATCTCAAACTCTCAAAGCCACCTGGTCTTGCCATGAAATCTTCCTTTTCCCTGCTCGATTGGATCCATTTCCGATATTCCTACAAATTGATACCTTCATATCATTGTGCTGCTCATCACTTCCACCCCTAAGCAAGCTTTTCCTTGATGGCTCAGAATCAGTTGGTAGTTCCTCCTCTGTCTGCAAACAGAAAAATCAATGAGAACATTGGctcattgaaaaacaaaaaagagcaaATGGATGAACTTAAAGCTCATGCTTCCCACAGGTTAGAAAATAATACCGAAATCTGGTTCAAGTCAAAAACCGGAGTCATCTGTCGCTTGGAGGCATCTTTTCCGCTAAAGATCCTTTCCTTCTGGCTCATATCAAATATTGGTGCAGAGGTTTGCAAAGCAGCTCCCTTTCCATTGAAAGTTCTAGCTTTCTGGTTCAAGTCAAAGACCAGAGCTGGTTTCTGCAAATGGGCTTCTGTCACATTGTATATCCTTTCCTTTCGGTTCAAATCAGGGGCTGGAACTGGTGGCCGTAATGCAGCTTCTTTTTTGCTGTAGTTCTTTCTATTTGTAGTACTAGTGCGTCGGATATCAAATTTCTGGGTTTGCACAAAATCTTGCTTTGGCAGTTGGTTGGAAGACTCGTTTGCAATAAAGTATTTGTATCGCTTCCTCAGAAATCTGcagattaaaaatatacaagatGGCCTAAGCCATGAATTTCATGATAGTATATTTAACCAAATCCACCAAAAAATGTAAAGGAGTATACTATACCGGACTTCCGCGGAAAGGGTCAATTTTTTCTGTTTCATTATCTGCAATTTCCTCTTCGTGTCCTCTGTTTCCTGAAATATGCTTTAATATTATATACCCATATGTGGCTACCTCAAGAAAATTAAAGTCCTACATAAAGACTAGCCAAGACctcataaaccaaaaaaaataaaaacacagaaaataaaattcGCAAGAGCAAAACGCAAATACATAAAGGGGAATTTTTTAACAAACGCCGAATACGGGGAgacaaagaacaaaataaaaatgaagaggaaaacaaacaaattttaCTAGACAATAGTCCCAAACCAAGGAAAAATACGATTGAACTCATGAAAATACTAAATACCTTCAGTTTCTCCCCCAATGTTCAGTTTGGATAATGGGAAAGGTTGGAACACAGCAGAGACTAAAATAGGAACCCACCCTCCTCTACCCCTCCCAAAAGATAATTTCCATTAAATGTATTAGACATCGTCGATGGCCGTTCATTATTAGAAAGAAATCATATTTCAAACCtcaatttcatttcctttaatATCAGTTTTTTCTCAGCAACCCACCAGAGGGTgaagtaagaaaataaaatcaatagaggaaaaaaaaatcgaagaaATTCAACTTTTTTGGCTTTTCTCATGCAAGATCTTACCTTTCCTAAAACTAAAGCCAAGAAAATCATACAAGGTATCAAAAATACTGATTTGTCCAGCATTTACTACTTTTCTAAGCAACCGAACACCTAAAACTCTCCAAATCAAGGAAATCTAGGAAACTATGAATTCAACCCACCCTAAAATCAAACAAGATGTCAGATCTGATGAATCCCACGAAAGAAATTCCAAATTCGTGGAAACACGTAAATGAAATTACCTTCTGTAACTCTTCAAAGTCCTGCAAAAGACTCTGGTGCTTGAATCTGGTCCTTGGGTCCTCATACACAGCATATGGAGAAGACTCCATAACAACAGCCCGTTTCGTTTTCTTCATCAGAGCAGAGAAAGACGGAACCCAAAAGCCAAGAACGAGCAattatagagagagaaagagagatagagagatatagaaagagagataaataacaaaaagaatGAGAGACGAGTAAGAAATAATGGAGAGAGGAAGAGGCTAGAGAGACGGGATGGAGATAAagtaacaagaaagaaaaataagagagagataAGGAGGAGGTAAGAAGGTTCTTGCTTTCCCTGTTTCCTCTGTGAAACTCTGACCGAGACAAGAAACCCAAAAAAGCCCACATAGCTCGGTGAAAAATAATGCTCTTTTGAACGACAGTGATGAAGATGGGGATTTTTTGGGGGGTTGCAGAAGGGTATTCTTGGGAACATGTTTATACGAGAGAGTTGGTTTGGTTGGAGGACATTTGAAAACTTCTAtctatcttctctttcttttctttttcattctttctttccttcttttttgtttttcttccacATAAATTTTGGTCCAGCTGGGCCAttgaagatagagagagagagttgggtgGTGTGGACTCTTCCTTTGTAATTTGATAGGGAGGGCGGGTGCGTGGAGTTTTCATGTTTCTTCTGTCTTTGCATTGCATTTGTTGTTGTGGCGTCTGtgttagagagagaaagggacagtctttggagagagagagatagagagagagagggggatgAGAGGTTGGACTTGGGGCTGAAAAAAGCAGGAGTGCTGTTGCAGTATTTTTGTTGTTGGTACTACCTTAATTTTAGGCTTTGAATGGGTTGCGTTGGGTCTGCCAAGGTTGTGATGGGGGTTGTTTCTGAATGGCGAAGCTGCTTTTTCCCCATTTCACATTATTATAGCATGTCAATTGAATTGGATGTGAATTTACAGGTACAGCCAGTTTGGTCTTTTGCTTCGATGTCACGGGTGCTGTCTCCCATCTGTTTCACACCCAATAAAAGCTTTTTCCTGCATTTAGCAGATAAAAGTCGTCCTTTTATCTTTAAAACTCATTCATGGATGGCTCTGGAATGGCAGGCATCCCATAGACATTTTAGTTCCCATTCAGGGGTATATTGGTAAATTCACGTTCCATCGTCAACCTATTGAATACAGAAACGTTTCCATCCACACCTACCTTCTGGACTTTTGTGTGACAGACACCACCCTACCTGCCTTCCTAGCCTCTAGAAAAAGGTggaaaaaatactttcaaaacaaaaaaaagttgaaaaaagattACAAATTAAACAACCTTGGAGGTAATATTGGGGCCAAGTCCAACCAAAGATGAGATTCTACCGCTTGAAAAACCATTACAATCCTTATTCCTTAAAAAAGAAGGTTAAAGTGCGAATCTGCTAAATGTGGCCCCCTGAATGCCTTAGTGCTACACACTGTGAATTACCCACCATGGTAGGAGCTCCATTGAGTACTGAGTTGATGAATATTGCCCATGAGACTCGGACACCCCATTGTTCCTGCACAGAAGCTAAGCCTGAGAATGTGAAGGACGAACGGGGAAGAGAAAAAGAGCTGCAGGGTTTCAAAGTTTGGTTTCCTTCTGTAAACAATCTTTTTCAGtgaccaccaccaccaccataatCCTCATAATCCTTGTGATTATGATATGGAGATAACTGTATCTTTGTGAGAGaggttatataaattataattaatttttcattgtcCTGCTTCAGTGCTTCtacctttttattaattttccaaactcaaatgtatattattttgtgtGACATGGACCGATATGTGAGTGTGATAGAAAAGAGAGGTTCTTCAGCTTCAAAAGACTCTGGGAATGATGCAAAAGATTAAAAGGAAGCACTTTCATATGCATCCTTGATCATACGCCCAcccattaaataaatttaataatatttgttattatttgttaaaagaTGTTACCGTGACAAAAACCTAACTGTATTCTCTCGAAACAAaaaccgaaaagaaaaaaaaaagctcgtaAGTCATAACTTTCTCCCAGAGCTTGCTTGCCCTTCGTCTCTCTCATTCTGtaactctctttttctctctctctctctggctttACTGCCGGTTTGGTTCCTGAGAAAACTTACGAATCCCGGGCATAGTTTTTCCAGTCaaatatttatatcattatcGGATGGGATTTGCGAGATTTTTTTGCACAGTGCGGTCTTCTGGGAACAAATCATGTATTGCTCAgctcatatattttatgaaattgtcCTGATCAATTCGTTCGCTTTTATGAAGTTGATATCTTGTTTCAAGATGAGCTGACTAGTTTGGTATGTTTTtacttgaaatttttatgagattGAGCATCGTTATGGTCCAGGGAGTGCTTTGTTTTGGAGGGTTATAGTTACAGTGACAGGAATGCTTTATTTGTGAAAAATGTACTAtttgaaaaatctatttataatcatttttatcattcatgctatcaatattaatttacgtgatattaaataatagattataaataaaatataataaataattttcaatcatttaatttatgACGATGATAAAATAGATTATGAGTAGCATACTCCCAAACTATTGATATCTTATAAAActgtgttttaaaaaaaaaaaaaaaaaaacagtgtcTTGAGTTTCTCATGTCTGTAGAATGTAGTATAGAATACTATGCCCACGAGAATTTTGGTATTAAATCATTTGCATTAATTCCTTCCTTAAGTTCGTGGCTTCCAGTTTGTCCTGCTCAATGCAGGTAACCTGACATCAAACACAAATTATTAACTGGATATGCAGATGTTATCTTTGTGTTGCCGTAAAATATAACCATATAAACTGAAATTGACGATTGCAAATTTTGAGGAGCTTTCTTTGAGGTGCGTTGTGATGTCCTTGAGAGACCTCTAAGCCTAAGTTCGTGATAGTCTCCATGCATTTGGAGGTTTCTCTTGTGCATGCCAGTGAGACATCCACAAAGGGGATACTGTATCCATTTCCTGACCCTCACTTGAAGCTACAGTGTGTAGGACTTTAATCCCCTACCGGCAACTTGGATGTTGGGTGCTTGATGAGATGAAGCATTTTTGTCTGGCTTGATTTTGGAACTTATCGAAGTGTCTGCCTTTATTTTCTGAAAGACTGTGGAGAAGCATATGATTTTTCAcctttttattcattcattgtGATATTACCCTCTAGCCTATagacatgcatatacatattcATATAGACATACAAAAGatgtgcttttttttctttaaaaaaaaaaaaaatcatccaatAGCTTATATACCATGCCTGGGTCAAGAGTTTGGAGAGTTGggctgcgtttgaatgttgagctaaattgagttgagttgaattttttatgaatagtagtaagttgagatgatagagtgagttttgtggggtccacttaagatgagtttaaatgtgtttggatgttaagatgagtttagatgtatttatgagaagttaaaaaagattgtgagtcccacgtataaagaagtgttgaattgaaaaatgttaggatcccacgtgtaaagatgtttgagttgatatgagtttagtaatttgagagttggatgtTTGTATGTTatacttaacttaaaattagactgaactgagttgaactcagatgagtttaacaaccaaacgggACCTTACAGCACGTCTGCATCACATGTTTTTAGTTATCCCTAAAAAAGTTATTTCCTACTTGTCAATAGTATATGAGATTTGAAATCAAatgaaacataattgtttttagcTGAGCTGGTCAATACAAacaatgatttgttttttgataGAACAAACTGCATTCATTAATAATAGACATTACAACTTTGACCTAAAACATTCATTACAAGTCAATTACAACATTAATGGCTCCCCAGTACACAACTGTGACTGAAATGACCTAATCTATGCTGCAAACATTTCTAAGACCACCTGAGAGACATGACAACTTTATCCAAGACAGAGTTAACAAACCCCATACTTTGTCTAAAACAGAGTAGTGGACATACACTATGGATAAAAGTCTAAGAGATACTCTATGGACAGAAGTCCAAGAAACgatgtgttttttgttttgttcttatttATCTAAAACAAAAGACATAACAGAAAGTAAAGATACAtgagaaaaaatgaattatatCTTAGAAAGATATAGATCCGCATTTTCAactttggagaaaaaaattacaaacaaagtGATTGTGATGGCGCGTGAGAGCCACGCGCCACCCTAGGAGTATGGCGGTCAGTCAGGTCTAAAGTAACCTGTGGCCCTGGACATAGAAAAGTTGTGCATAGTGGCAGAATAGCACCCTTAGCAGTGGCGTGTGGATTTCATGCACCCATTATGGACCGCGTGTGTGGATCACGCGTAGCTCCGTTCGGCGAAGCATTTCGCCCGTCTGAAGGCTCGACGCCTTGGTGGTAGCCGGACGCCGGAGAGTAGCAGATCGGCCTTCCGCCATACTTAGCcttgaaaaaaataactaaaaataaaaggaaataagaaaGCTAGAGAGGAGAGGGAGTAGGGATAAAGGAGAGAGGAGGCTCCTCCCCCTTTGCGTAAGTTTTGATTTTGTGGTGGTTTCTAGGGAAAATGAGGAGTCTTTCTCTCTGAACTAGGGCCGGCTCCCAACCCACTTAGAATATTGGTCAATACCAATAATGATTGAAATTGCTTCTTTATCACTCAATTAATCATAAAGCAATGACTCAGAGGAGTGTCATGTTTTTTATCACCTTATGAAgatatttctccaaagaatcaAGTTTTTGATTATATGGCAATACTGATGATGACTTATATCTCACTTTCAAAGGCCACAAACATATTCTTAGGAACTTATAAACGATAGTGTGGATGATGTCATATGTTTCTTTGGCAGTGAGATATACTGGTGAATATAAGggaaaaaagaatatttttatggccaaaattaaacatataaGGATGATCTTTTTATTTAGTGTGGTGTATTTTATTTGCATGATGGCTTGGAGTTGGACTGACATCACTGGGCTAAGACTACTATTACTTGGTAATTGTAGGTAGGAATTTTTAGAAACATGCAGATATCTTTATGAAACGGTGAAGAAGGTATATATGATTGTCCAAGTTGAGGCAGTACGGGTGCAAAAAGAACTTGCTGCATAGGGCTTAAAACTTGCACCTATTGCATCTGAATTTCTACTCCCTTAGTGTGTCTACAAAGTCCTCATTTTcttaatgttttaattattttattctaccGAGCAGAGTTTGGAGGTTACTGTGAAGGTGAGCTAATCGAAGTATGTACCCTATCTCTctctatgcatgcatgtaagCCCTCCTCAATCGTCATGTGTGCTTACTAGCTGGTTTTGGTATTGGACATTTGATGGGTGAACTGGCATGCTCATTTATTAGATCATAATCTCTCATGTTTCAATAAGGTCAATATTATTATGTTTGCTCTTTTGACTTGCAAAACACTAAAAACTTGTTTGTATTATATGGTGTCCTGGTAATTGAGGGCAAAATTGTCTTTCTTGGGTTGGAAGCAACATCAAGATCATTGGGgaaaataatgattatgtacATCATATGAAATTCATCATTCTCTTTGTCACTTGACACGTTCATTGCAGTCACTGATCCCTTATGGTTTCGGTATTTCACAATTTAATAGTTTGGGATGACCATTGAAGGTGGGATTTCTGGGAAGGTTGAATATTTGACCATGCCAGTATCATTATGTCTCTCTTTAAAGATGACTTTTGAAGAAGATGTGGACTCAAAGTTGGGGCGGGTCAGGTCAGGTCGGGGGGGTTGGGAAGAAGGGAGAGGGGTGTGGGAGGAATATTTGACTATGCCATTATCATTTTGTTTCTCTTGTTAGAAATTACTTTTGAAGAAGACATTGACTCTAAAAGTCCTGGGGGTTTTGGGAAGAAGGAGAGGGCTGTGGGTGGAACTAGTAAAGAATGTTCTATATgagctttatttttctctgccaaaattttgaaataagctGGACATGAAGctttgtattttaaaatgatgCCAAACCTTCAGAAATGAAGGCCACGGTTGACACTATTATACTTGGTTAATTTGGGTTTAGCCATTCTTCCGATTGGGCAGAATCTTTGAAATGGAGGAAATAATTTTACTAGTGAATTGGTTTGGGTTCAGGGATCTTTTTAATTGTGCATATGGTTAATGTGAGGTAGGGGTTGCCATCAATCGACTTTGCACAAAAAAGTAGAATTAGAACAAATGCAATCGGTCATACCAGACATCATGAACACAATTCAGCAAGTCGATGGCAAAATTGTGATAAACTCGTCAGATTGTTAATTGAAAATTGTGAGAGCCTTACTAGTTTTCCAAGATCCCTCAAGTTGAAAATTGAGCCTTACTAGGGGACCATCCATGTTGTGACCTTATATTTCCAGGAAATAAGCTGAGATAAATGTTGATTTGCTCCATTCGGATGAGATTGAAGGAATCGTTGCATGTGCTGTTGCATGAGCTCGATCCCTTCCAAGGGCAATCTGATATAtaggatttatatatatcaatatctGTTATAacgatgtgtatatatatatatatatatatatatttgttagtCTATATATTTGTATCTTAGAATATACATAATATTCTTAGAATGTTAGGATAATATCCTTAATTTCCTGTAACTATATGAGG
Coding sequences within it:
- the LOC108993159 gene encoding zinc finger RNA-binding protein-like, which codes for MEFKFRAVDDRQPLYCSPSSSLSYFTDQAWRAGLSSTDRKSSQEQMRNPNDVREAIQREIEKERIREEIIVADIARRRLLEEEVRREVMMEREIAMRRLTGEGLSSEELLMKERIREEIIAAEMARRRVLEAEVRRELMVEREMARRRLTATGLSLEEPLRMRFDSRLPPTYPSDGRTFPVHGSGFDMFPTSLSTEAMKLDIRPPSEINKDKLIILAKPKPNLSRAKEKAVKPSAGSPSEPPTIGLKKMPMEEWSCALCQVSAANERGLNEHLRGKKHKAKETGLRQRMGKIASSTSLPKECTKPSQLTEITDTGSSGLQTKTEGESLQHNKVGGCSCNKVQVTENLKNKVEQVSLQKNQITGDSKKANGTATGQGDEKTTESKKPEKFEFWCEICQIGTYSQAVMENHKNGKKITDTGSSGLQTKIEGESLQHNKVGGCSCNKAQVTENLKHKVEQVSVQKNQIAGDSKKANGTATRQGDEKTTESKKPEKFEFWCEICQIGTYSQAVMENHKNGKKHRAQLQNLGIKDEVVVNKVGKASSDHTPKAADTDFAAKEV
- the LOC108993231 gene encoding uncharacterized protein LOC108993231, translating into MKKTKRAVVMESSPYAVYEDPRTRFKHQSLLQDFEELQKETEDTKRKLQIMKQKKLTLSAEVRFLRKRYKYFIANESSNQLPKQDFVQTQKFDIRRTSTTNRKNYSKKEAALRPPVPAPDLNRKERIYNVTEAHLQKPALVFDLNQKARTFNGKGAALQTSAPIFDMSQKERIFSGKDASKRQMTPVFDLNQISTEEELPTDSEPSRKSLLRGGSDEQHNDMKVSICRNIGNGSNRAGKRKISWQDQVALRV